One Spea bombifrons isolate aSpeBom1 chromosome 1, aSpeBom1.2.pri, whole genome shotgun sequence DNA window includes the following coding sequences:
- the ADD1 gene encoding alpha-adducin isoform X4 — protein sequence MNGDSSAGVVTSPPPTNAPHKEKYFDRVDENNPEYLRERNMAPDLRQDFNMMEQKKRVSMILQSPAFCDELESMIQDQLKKGKNPTGLLALQQIADFMTTSVPSVYPSAPQGGMAALNLSLGMVTPVNDLRGSDSIAYEKGEKLLRCKLAAFYRLADLFGWSQLIYNHITVRVSSEQEHFLIVPFGLLYSEVTASSLVKINLQGEMIDRGSTNLGVNKAGFTLHSAIYAARPDVKCIVHIHTPAGAAVSAMKCGLLPLSPEALSLGEVAYHDYHGILVDEEEKVLIQKNLGPKSKVLILRNHGLVTMGETVEEAFYYIHNLMSACEIQVRTLASAGGPDNLVLLDPGKYKKSRSPESPAGDGSGSHPKWLVGEQEFEALMRMLDNLGYRTGYPYRCPALRDKVKKFSDVEIPASVTGYSFGNDGDSGTCSPLRHSFQKQQREKTKWLNSGKADDASEDGQNGGSPKSKTKWTKEDGLRSAGSTVPSLFVPLNTDPKEVQEMRNKIREQNLQDIKTAGPQSQVLCGGMVERSSVQGELITASKAIIEKEYQPRVIVSTTGPNPFNKFTDRELEEYRQEVERKQKNTEDILKNIDTGKLTEARGLKSPEASVYSVNEQGAGVHGQAMPKEADENPVVLLEPGQSLCKLPAKPDLNLEIVHLGAEEPEKSESPHKEFHTAVIRALSISSDLVTDTPDQSEVAEQKEPLIDEAVTRTPPSTPVKPEEESQQEQTYKDDSDAATFKQTLPDLTPDEPSESLGFPTLSKEDAEEVVTPRDGGLDEAPAESAHREVQESRPERAESPTTPPPDEIATADEIAQADVAQADGGSDESPGKSPSKKKKKFRTPSFLKKNKKKSES from the exons ATGAATGGTGACTCGAGTGCAGGGGTGGTGACTTCACCCCCTCCAACAAACGCTCCTCACAAAGAGAAGTATTTCGACCGAGTAGATGAAAATAACCCAGAGTATCTGCGAGAGAGAAATATGGCGCCGGACCTTCGCCAAGACTTCAACATGATGGAGCAAAAGAAAAGGGTCTCCATGATACTCCAAAGCCCA GCGTTTTGCGATGAACTGGAGTCCATGATTCAGGACCAACTTAAGAAAGGCAAGAATCCTACCGGCCTGTTAGCTTTACAGCAAATAGCAGACTTCATGACAACGAGCGTACCAAGTGTTTATCCATCAGCTCCTCAAGGGGGAATGGCAGCATTAAACCTAA GCCTTGGAATGGTCACTCCTGTGAATGACCTCCGAGGATCAGACTCCATTGCTtatgaaaaaggggaaaaattaCTGCGCTGTAAACTAGCGGCTTTTTACCGGTTGGCGGACCTGTTTGGGTGGTCCCAGTTGATCTATAATCACATTACG GTCAGAGTGAGTTCCGAGCAAGAGCACTTCCTGATCGTTCCTTTCGGACTCCTTTACAGTGAAGTTACAGCATCTAGTTTG GTTAAAATCAATCTCCAAGGCGAGATGATTGATCGCGGCAGCACGAACCTGGGAGTAAATAAAGCTGGATTTACGTTACATTCTGCGATATACGCGGCACGTCCTGATGTGAAATGTATTGTTCATATACACACCCCTGCTGGGGCTGCG GTCTCTGCTATGAAATGCGGCTTACTGCCTCTGTCACCGGAAGCTCTGTCCCTGGGAGAAGTGGCCTATCATGACTACCATGGCATACTGGtggatgaagaagaaaaagttCTAATTCAGAAAAATTTGGGGCCTAAAAGCAAA GTGCTCATTCTTAGAAATCATGGCTTGGTAACCATGGGAGAAACAGTTGAAGAggctttttattatatacataatctTATGTCAGCCTGTGAGATCCAG GTACGCACCCTTGCCAGTGCTGGAGGACCAGACAACCTGGTACTGCTAGATCCAGGGAAATATAAAAAGTCTCGTTCACCCGAGTCACCAGCTGGGGATGGCAGCGGATCACACCCAAAGTGGCTTGTTGGGGAGCAGGAGTTTGAAGCCCTTATGCGCATGTTGGATAACCTG GGTTATAGAACAGGCTACCCATACCGGTGTCCAGCCCTGCGagacaaagtaaaaaaattcaGTGACGTAGAAATCCCTGCAAGCGTCACTGGGTACTCCTTTGGCAATGATGGTGACTCGGGCACGTGTTCCCCTCTCAGACACAGTTTTCAGAAACAGCAGCGCGAGAAGACAAAGTGGCTGAACTCTGGTAAAGCCGACGATGCCTCGGAAGACGGGCAGAATGGTGGCAGCCCCAAGTCGAAGACTAAG TGGACTAAAGAGGATGGACTTAGAAGTGCCGGCTCCACTGTCCCCAGCCTGTTTGTCCCGCTGAACACAGACCCAAAGGAAGTCCAAGAAATGAGGAACAAG ATAAGAGAGCAGAATCTACAGGATATTAAAACAGCCGGTCCTCAGTCGCAGGTGCTGTGTGGAGGGATGGTGGAAAGGAGCTCTGTGCAG GGGGAACTGATTACGGCTTCAAAGGCCATTATTGAGAAAGAGTACCAGCCAAGGGTGATTGTCAGCACGACCGGCCCTAACCCCTTCAACAAATTCACAGACCGGGAACTGGAAGAGTATCGTCAAGAAGTCGAGCGCAAGCAAAAGAATACGGAAG ATATACTGAAGAATATCGACACTGGTAAATTAACCGAGGCCCGAGGCCTAAAGTCACCAGAAGCATCCGTTTACTCGGTAAATGAACAAGGCGCCGGTGTTCATGGTCAGGCCATGCCAAAAGAGGCCGATGAAAATCCAGTGGTTCTCTTGGAACCCGGGCAGTCGCTTTGTAAGCTCCCTGCAAAACCGGATTTAAACCTAGAAATCGTGCATCTCGGTGCGGAAGAGCCCGAAAAATCAGAGTCCCCACATAAAGAGTTTCATACGGCTGTTATTCGGGCCCTTAGCATCAGCTCTGATCTTGTAACCGATACTCCAG ATCAATCAGAAGTTGCAGAACAGAAAGAACCTCTGATTGACGAGGCTGTAACCCGTACGCCTCCCAGCACACCGGTCAAACCAGAAGAAG AGTCACAACAGGAACAGACTTACAAAGATGACAGTGACGCCGCTACCTTCAAACAAACCCTTCCAGACCTCACCCCCGACGAGCCTTCCGAGTCGCTCGGCTTCCCAACTTTGTcaaaagaagatgcagaagaagtaGTTACTCCTCGTGACGGAGGACTGGACGAGGCTCCTGCAGAGTCCGCTCACCGAGAAGTTCAAGAGTCCCGACCGGAGCGTGCCGAGTCGCCGACCACGCCGCCTCCTGACGAAATCGCAACGGCTGACGAAATCGCACAGGCTGACGTCGCGCAAGCCGACGGCGGCAGCGACGAGTCCCCCGGGAAGTCTCcctctaaaaagaaaaagaaattccGCACTCCCTCCTTcctgaaaaagaacaaaaagaagaGCGAATCGTAA
- the ADD1 gene encoding alpha-adducin isoform X9: MNGDSSAGVVTSPPPTNAPHKEKYFDRVDENNPEYLRERNMAPDLRQDFNMMEQKKRVSMILQSPAFCDELESMIQDQLKKGKNPTGLLALQQIADFMTTSVPSVYPSAPQGGMAALNLSLGMVTPVNDLRGSDSIAYEKGEKLLRCKLAAFYRLADLFGWSQLIYNHITVRVSSEQEHFLIVPFGLLYSEVTASSLVKINLQGEMIDRGSTNLGVNKAGFTLHSAIYAARPDVKCIVHIHTPAGAAVSAMKCGLLPLSPEALSLGEVAYHDYHGILVDEEEKVLIQKNLGPKSKVLILRNHGLVTMGETVEEAFYYIHNLMSACEIQVRTLASAGGPDNLVLLDPGKYKKSRSPESPAGDGSGSHPKWLVGEQEFEALMRMLDNLGYRTGYPYRCPALRDKVKKFSDVEIPASVTGYSFGNDGDSGTCSPLRHSFQKQQREKTKWLNSGKADDASEDGQNGGSPKSKTKWTKEDGLRSAGSTVPSLFVPLNTDPKEVQEMRNKIREQNLQDIKTAGPQSQVLCGGMVERSSVQGELITASKAIIEKEYQPRVIVSTTGPNPFNKFTDRELEEYRQEVERKQKNTEDQSEVAEQKEPLIDEAVTRTPPSTPVKPEEESQQEQTYKDDSDAATFKQTLPDLTPDEPSESLGFPTLSKEDAEEVVTPRDGGLDEAPAESAHREVQESRPERAESPTTPPPDEIATADEIAQADVAQADGGSDESPGKSPSKKKKKFRTPSFLKKNKKKSES; the protein is encoded by the exons ATGAATGGTGACTCGAGTGCAGGGGTGGTGACTTCACCCCCTCCAACAAACGCTCCTCACAAAGAGAAGTATTTCGACCGAGTAGATGAAAATAACCCAGAGTATCTGCGAGAGAGAAATATGGCGCCGGACCTTCGCCAAGACTTCAACATGATGGAGCAAAAGAAAAGGGTCTCCATGATACTCCAAAGCCCA GCGTTTTGCGATGAACTGGAGTCCATGATTCAGGACCAACTTAAGAAAGGCAAGAATCCTACCGGCCTGTTAGCTTTACAGCAAATAGCAGACTTCATGACAACGAGCGTACCAAGTGTTTATCCATCAGCTCCTCAAGGGGGAATGGCAGCATTAAACCTAA GCCTTGGAATGGTCACTCCTGTGAATGACCTCCGAGGATCAGACTCCATTGCTtatgaaaaaggggaaaaattaCTGCGCTGTAAACTAGCGGCTTTTTACCGGTTGGCGGACCTGTTTGGGTGGTCCCAGTTGATCTATAATCACATTACG GTCAGAGTGAGTTCCGAGCAAGAGCACTTCCTGATCGTTCCTTTCGGACTCCTTTACAGTGAAGTTACAGCATCTAGTTTG GTTAAAATCAATCTCCAAGGCGAGATGATTGATCGCGGCAGCACGAACCTGGGAGTAAATAAAGCTGGATTTACGTTACATTCTGCGATATACGCGGCACGTCCTGATGTGAAATGTATTGTTCATATACACACCCCTGCTGGGGCTGCG GTCTCTGCTATGAAATGCGGCTTACTGCCTCTGTCACCGGAAGCTCTGTCCCTGGGAGAAGTGGCCTATCATGACTACCATGGCATACTGGtggatgaagaagaaaaagttCTAATTCAGAAAAATTTGGGGCCTAAAAGCAAA GTGCTCATTCTTAGAAATCATGGCTTGGTAACCATGGGAGAAACAGTTGAAGAggctttttattatatacataatctTATGTCAGCCTGTGAGATCCAG GTACGCACCCTTGCCAGTGCTGGAGGACCAGACAACCTGGTACTGCTAGATCCAGGGAAATATAAAAAGTCTCGTTCACCCGAGTCACCAGCTGGGGATGGCAGCGGATCACACCCAAAGTGGCTTGTTGGGGAGCAGGAGTTTGAAGCCCTTATGCGCATGTTGGATAACCTG GGTTATAGAACAGGCTACCCATACCGGTGTCCAGCCCTGCGagacaaagtaaaaaaattcaGTGACGTAGAAATCCCTGCAAGCGTCACTGGGTACTCCTTTGGCAATGATGGTGACTCGGGCACGTGTTCCCCTCTCAGACACAGTTTTCAGAAACAGCAGCGCGAGAAGACAAAGTGGCTGAACTCTGGTAAAGCCGACGATGCCTCGGAAGACGGGCAGAATGGTGGCAGCCCCAAGTCGAAGACTAAG TGGACTAAAGAGGATGGACTTAGAAGTGCCGGCTCCACTGTCCCCAGCCTGTTTGTCCCGCTGAACACAGACCCAAAGGAAGTCCAAGAAATGAGGAACAAG ATAAGAGAGCAGAATCTACAGGATATTAAAACAGCCGGTCCTCAGTCGCAGGTGCTGTGTGGAGGGATGGTGGAAAGGAGCTCTGTGCAG GGGGAACTGATTACGGCTTCAAAGGCCATTATTGAGAAAGAGTACCAGCCAAGGGTGATTGTCAGCACGACCGGCCCTAACCCCTTCAACAAATTCACAGACCGGGAACTGGAAGAGTATCGTCAAGAAGTCGAGCGCAAGCAAAAGAATACGGAAG ATCAATCAGAAGTTGCAGAACAGAAAGAACCTCTGATTGACGAGGCTGTAACCCGTACGCCTCCCAGCACACCGGTCAAACCAGAAGAAG AGTCACAACAGGAACAGACTTACAAAGATGACAGTGACGCCGCTACCTTCAAACAAACCCTTCCAGACCTCACCCCCGACGAGCCTTCCGAGTCGCTCGGCTTCCCAACTTTGTcaaaagaagatgcagaagaagtaGTTACTCCTCGTGACGGAGGACTGGACGAGGCTCCTGCAGAGTCCGCTCACCGAGAAGTTCAAGAGTCCCGACCGGAGCGTGCCGAGTCGCCGACCACGCCGCCTCCTGACGAAATCGCAACGGCTGACGAAATCGCACAGGCTGACGTCGCGCAAGCCGACGGCGGCAGCGACGAGTCCCCCGGGAAGTCTCcctctaaaaagaaaaagaaattccGCACTCCCTCCTTcctgaaaaagaacaaaaagaagaGCGAATCGTAA
- the ADD1 gene encoding alpha-adducin isoform X3, translated as MNGDSSAGVVTSPPPTNAPHKEKYFDRVDENNPEYLRERNMAPDLRQDFNMMEQKKRVSMILQSPAFCDELESMIQDQLKKGKNPTGLLALQQIADFMTTSVPSVYPSAPQGGMAALNLSLGMVTPVNDLRGSDSIAYEKGEKLLRCKLAAFYRLADLFGWSQLIYNHITVRVSSEQEHFLIVPFGLLYSEVTASSLVKINLQGEMIDRGSTNLGVNKAGFTLHSAIYAARPDVKCIVHIHTPAGAAVSAMKCGLLPLSPEALSLGEVAYHDYHGILVDEEEKVLIQKNLGPKSKVLILRNHGLVTMGETVEEAFYYIHNLMSACEIQVRTLASAGGPDNLVLLDPGKYKKSRSPESPAGDGSGSHPKWLVGEQEFEALMRMLDNLGYRTGYPYRCPALRDKVKKFSDVEIPASVTGYSFGNDGDSGTCSPLRHSFQKQQREKTKWLNSGKADDASEDGQNGGSPKSKTKWTKEDGLRSAGSTVPSLFVPLNTDPKEVQEMRNKIREQNLQDIKTAGPQSQVLCGGMVERSSVQKLSMYKGELITASKAIIEKEYQPRVIVSTTGPNPFNKFTDRELEEYRQEVERKQKNTEDILKNIDTGKLTEARGLKSPEASVYSVNEQGAGVHGQAMPKEADENPVVLLEPGQSLCKLPAKPDLNLEIVHLGAEEPEKSESPHKEFHTAVIRALSISSDLVTDTPDQSEVAEQKEPLIDEAVTRTPPSTPVKPEEESQQEQTYKDDSDAATFKQTLPDLTPDEPSESLGFPTLSKEDAEEVVTPRDGGLDEAPAESAHREVQESRPERAESPTTPPPDEIATADEIAQADVAQADGGSDESPGKSPSKKKKKFRTPSFLKKNKKKSES; from the exons ATGAATGGTGACTCGAGTGCAGGGGTGGTGACTTCACCCCCTCCAACAAACGCTCCTCACAAAGAGAAGTATTTCGACCGAGTAGATGAAAATAACCCAGAGTATCTGCGAGAGAGAAATATGGCGCCGGACCTTCGCCAAGACTTCAACATGATGGAGCAAAAGAAAAGGGTCTCCATGATACTCCAAAGCCCA GCGTTTTGCGATGAACTGGAGTCCATGATTCAGGACCAACTTAAGAAAGGCAAGAATCCTACCGGCCTGTTAGCTTTACAGCAAATAGCAGACTTCATGACAACGAGCGTACCAAGTGTTTATCCATCAGCTCCTCAAGGGGGAATGGCAGCATTAAACCTAA GCCTTGGAATGGTCACTCCTGTGAATGACCTCCGAGGATCAGACTCCATTGCTtatgaaaaaggggaaaaattaCTGCGCTGTAAACTAGCGGCTTTTTACCGGTTGGCGGACCTGTTTGGGTGGTCCCAGTTGATCTATAATCACATTACG GTCAGAGTGAGTTCCGAGCAAGAGCACTTCCTGATCGTTCCTTTCGGACTCCTTTACAGTGAAGTTACAGCATCTAGTTTG GTTAAAATCAATCTCCAAGGCGAGATGATTGATCGCGGCAGCACGAACCTGGGAGTAAATAAAGCTGGATTTACGTTACATTCTGCGATATACGCGGCACGTCCTGATGTGAAATGTATTGTTCATATACACACCCCTGCTGGGGCTGCG GTCTCTGCTATGAAATGCGGCTTACTGCCTCTGTCACCGGAAGCTCTGTCCCTGGGAGAAGTGGCCTATCATGACTACCATGGCATACTGGtggatgaagaagaaaaagttCTAATTCAGAAAAATTTGGGGCCTAAAAGCAAA GTGCTCATTCTTAGAAATCATGGCTTGGTAACCATGGGAGAAACAGTTGAAGAggctttttattatatacataatctTATGTCAGCCTGTGAGATCCAG GTACGCACCCTTGCCAGTGCTGGAGGACCAGACAACCTGGTACTGCTAGATCCAGGGAAATATAAAAAGTCTCGTTCACCCGAGTCACCAGCTGGGGATGGCAGCGGATCACACCCAAAGTGGCTTGTTGGGGAGCAGGAGTTTGAAGCCCTTATGCGCATGTTGGATAACCTG GGTTATAGAACAGGCTACCCATACCGGTGTCCAGCCCTGCGagacaaagtaaaaaaattcaGTGACGTAGAAATCCCTGCAAGCGTCACTGGGTACTCCTTTGGCAATGATGGTGACTCGGGCACGTGTTCCCCTCTCAGACACAGTTTTCAGAAACAGCAGCGCGAGAAGACAAAGTGGCTGAACTCTGGTAAAGCCGACGATGCCTCGGAAGACGGGCAGAATGGTGGCAGCCCCAAGTCGAAGACTAAG TGGACTAAAGAGGATGGACTTAGAAGTGCCGGCTCCACTGTCCCCAGCCTGTTTGTCCCGCTGAACACAGACCCAAAGGAAGTCCAAGAAATGAGGAACAAG ATAAGAGAGCAGAATCTACAGGATATTAAAACAGCCGGTCCTCAGTCGCAGGTGCTGTGTGGAGGGATGGTGGAAAGGAGCTCTGTGCAG AAATTATCTATGTACAAG GGGGAACTGATTACGGCTTCAAAGGCCATTATTGAGAAAGAGTACCAGCCAAGGGTGATTGTCAGCACGACCGGCCCTAACCCCTTCAACAAATTCACAGACCGGGAACTGGAAGAGTATCGTCAAGAAGTCGAGCGCAAGCAAAAGAATACGGAAG ATATACTGAAGAATATCGACACTGGTAAATTAACCGAGGCCCGAGGCCTAAAGTCACCAGAAGCATCCGTTTACTCGGTAAATGAACAAGGCGCCGGTGTTCATGGTCAGGCCATGCCAAAAGAGGCCGATGAAAATCCAGTGGTTCTCTTGGAACCCGGGCAGTCGCTTTGTAAGCTCCCTGCAAAACCGGATTTAAACCTAGAAATCGTGCATCTCGGTGCGGAAGAGCCCGAAAAATCAGAGTCCCCACATAAAGAGTTTCATACGGCTGTTATTCGGGCCCTTAGCATCAGCTCTGATCTTGTAACCGATACTCCAG ATCAATCAGAAGTTGCAGAACAGAAAGAACCTCTGATTGACGAGGCTGTAACCCGTACGCCTCCCAGCACACCGGTCAAACCAGAAGAAG AGTCACAACAGGAACAGACTTACAAAGATGACAGTGACGCCGCTACCTTCAAACAAACCCTTCCAGACCTCACCCCCGACGAGCCTTCCGAGTCGCTCGGCTTCCCAACTTTGTcaaaagaagatgcagaagaagtaGTTACTCCTCGTGACGGAGGACTGGACGAGGCTCCTGCAGAGTCCGCTCACCGAGAAGTTCAAGAGTCCCGACCGGAGCGTGCCGAGTCGCCGACCACGCCGCCTCCTGACGAAATCGCAACGGCTGACGAAATCGCACAGGCTGACGTCGCGCAAGCCGACGGCGGCAGCGACGAGTCCCCCGGGAAGTCTCcctctaaaaagaaaaagaaattccGCACTCCCTCCTTcctgaaaaagaacaaaaagaagaGCGAATCGTAA
- the ADD1 gene encoding alpha-adducin isoform X6 produces the protein MNGDSSAGVVTSPPPTNAPHKEKYFDRVDENNPEYLRERNMAPDLRQDFNMMEQKKRVSMILQSPAFCDELESMIQDQLKKGKNPTGLLALQQIADFMTTSVPSVYPSAPQGGMAALNLSLGMVTPVNDLRGSDSIAYEKGEKLLRCKLAAFYRLADLFGWSQLIYNHITVRVSSEQEHFLIVPFGLLYSEVTASSLVKINLQGEMIDRGSTNLGVNKAGFTLHSAIYAARPDVKCIVHIHTPAGAAVSAMKCGLLPLSPEALSLGEVAYHDYHGILVDEEEKVLIQKNLGPKSKVLILRNHGLVTMGETVEEAFYYIHNLMSACEIQVRTLASAGGPDNLVLLDPGKYKKSRSPESPAGDGSGSHPKWLVGEQEFEALMRMLDNLGYRTGYPYRCPALRDKVKKFSDVEIPASVTGYSFGNDGDSGTCSPLRHSFQKQQREKTKWLNSGKADDASEDGQNGGSPKSKTKVWTNITHDHVKPLLQSLSSGVCVPSCITNCLWTKEDGLRSAGSTVPSLFVPLNTDPKEVQEMRNKIREQNLQDIKTAGPQSQVLCGGMVERSSVQGELITASKAIIEKEYQPRVIVSTTGPNPFNKFTDRELEEYRQEVERKQKNTEDQSEVAEQKEPLIDEAVTRTPPSTPVKPEEESQQEQTYKDDSDAATFKQTLPDLTPDEPSESLGFPTLSKEDAEEVVTPRDGGLDEAPAESAHREVQESRPERAESPTTPPPDEIATADEIAQADVAQADGGSDESPGKSPSKKKKKFRTPSFLKKNKKKSES, from the exons ATGAATGGTGACTCGAGTGCAGGGGTGGTGACTTCACCCCCTCCAACAAACGCTCCTCACAAAGAGAAGTATTTCGACCGAGTAGATGAAAATAACCCAGAGTATCTGCGAGAGAGAAATATGGCGCCGGACCTTCGCCAAGACTTCAACATGATGGAGCAAAAGAAAAGGGTCTCCATGATACTCCAAAGCCCA GCGTTTTGCGATGAACTGGAGTCCATGATTCAGGACCAACTTAAGAAAGGCAAGAATCCTACCGGCCTGTTAGCTTTACAGCAAATAGCAGACTTCATGACAACGAGCGTACCAAGTGTTTATCCATCAGCTCCTCAAGGGGGAATGGCAGCATTAAACCTAA GCCTTGGAATGGTCACTCCTGTGAATGACCTCCGAGGATCAGACTCCATTGCTtatgaaaaaggggaaaaattaCTGCGCTGTAAACTAGCGGCTTTTTACCGGTTGGCGGACCTGTTTGGGTGGTCCCAGTTGATCTATAATCACATTACG GTCAGAGTGAGTTCCGAGCAAGAGCACTTCCTGATCGTTCCTTTCGGACTCCTTTACAGTGAAGTTACAGCATCTAGTTTG GTTAAAATCAATCTCCAAGGCGAGATGATTGATCGCGGCAGCACGAACCTGGGAGTAAATAAAGCTGGATTTACGTTACATTCTGCGATATACGCGGCACGTCCTGATGTGAAATGTATTGTTCATATACACACCCCTGCTGGGGCTGCG GTCTCTGCTATGAAATGCGGCTTACTGCCTCTGTCACCGGAAGCTCTGTCCCTGGGAGAAGTGGCCTATCATGACTACCATGGCATACTGGtggatgaagaagaaaaagttCTAATTCAGAAAAATTTGGGGCCTAAAAGCAAA GTGCTCATTCTTAGAAATCATGGCTTGGTAACCATGGGAGAAACAGTTGAAGAggctttttattatatacataatctTATGTCAGCCTGTGAGATCCAG GTACGCACCCTTGCCAGTGCTGGAGGACCAGACAACCTGGTACTGCTAGATCCAGGGAAATATAAAAAGTCTCGTTCACCCGAGTCACCAGCTGGGGATGGCAGCGGATCACACCCAAAGTGGCTTGTTGGGGAGCAGGAGTTTGAAGCCCTTATGCGCATGTTGGATAACCTG GGTTATAGAACAGGCTACCCATACCGGTGTCCAGCCCTGCGagacaaagtaaaaaaattcaGTGACGTAGAAATCCCTGCAAGCGTCACTGGGTACTCCTTTGGCAATGATGGTGACTCGGGCACGTGTTCCCCTCTCAGACACAGTTTTCAGAAACAGCAGCGCGAGAAGACAAAGTGGCTGAACTCTGGTAAAGCCGACGATGCCTCGGAAGACGGGCAGAATGGTGGCAGCCCCAAGTCGAAGACTAAGGTGTGGACGAACATTACACACGATCACGTGAAACCCTTGCTGCAGTCTCTCTCGTCCGGTGTCTGCGTGCCAAGCTGTATTACCAACTGCTTG TGGACTAAAGAGGATGGACTTAGAAGTGCCGGCTCCACTGTCCCCAGCCTGTTTGTCCCGCTGAACACAGACCCAAAGGAAGTCCAAGAAATGAGGAACAAG ATAAGAGAGCAGAATCTACAGGATATTAAAACAGCCGGTCCTCAGTCGCAGGTGCTGTGTGGAGGGATGGTGGAAAGGAGCTCTGTGCAG GGGGAACTGATTACGGCTTCAAAGGCCATTATTGAGAAAGAGTACCAGCCAAGGGTGATTGTCAGCACGACCGGCCCTAACCCCTTCAACAAATTCACAGACCGGGAACTGGAAGAGTATCGTCAAGAAGTCGAGCGCAAGCAAAAGAATACGGAAG ATCAATCAGAAGTTGCAGAACAGAAAGAACCTCTGATTGACGAGGCTGTAACCCGTACGCCTCCCAGCACACCGGTCAAACCAGAAGAAG AGTCACAACAGGAACAGACTTACAAAGATGACAGTGACGCCGCTACCTTCAAACAAACCCTTCCAGACCTCACCCCCGACGAGCCTTCCGAGTCGCTCGGCTTCCCAACTTTGTcaaaagaagatgcagaagaagtaGTTACTCCTCGTGACGGAGGACTGGACGAGGCTCCTGCAGAGTCCGCTCACCGAGAAGTTCAAGAGTCCCGACCGGAGCGTGCCGAGTCGCCGACCACGCCGCCTCCTGACGAAATCGCAACGGCTGACGAAATCGCACAGGCTGACGTCGCGCAAGCCGACGGCGGCAGCGACGAGTCCCCCGGGAAGTCTCcctctaaaaagaaaaagaaattccGCACTCCCTCCTTcctgaaaaagaacaaaaagaagaGCGAATCGTAA